DNA from Brassica napus cultivar Da-Ae chromosome C4, Da-Ae, whole genome shotgun sequence:
ccatatatataagaaaagcgGCCCTAAGCTAATTTACTTGTTATTCTCCTTGCAATCAATCGAATATCTTATAATAAATGTGTTTCAAATAACTCATCATCGAATTCATGTTTTCATCTTGAAGATGTCAAATTTAGATTTAATAAAAAGGTGAAAGAAGctctatataattaaaaaaatgaagaaaaaaaacgtgtctggaaaagagaaagaaggagAAATGATAATTTTATCTTCAAGGCATATTATACTGTATAATTTTTGCATTGAATATCTTAACTGCGAACTAGCTATGTTTATACTTATTTTTGGGTTAACCTCTaaattcaccaaccaataggattgggttatttcatattcgttatcttttaaaaaagtaaacaaaatattttcaaattatattatctttttaaaattaaaaggtaaaaaaaaaatagtagtaattacaaaaaaaaaatatttttaacgtcgtcagcaaaacattaaaccctaaatcctaattcctaaaccctaaatcctaaaccctaaacccttgggtaaaccctaaattctaggataaatcttaaactctaaatcaaaatcactaaacactaaaacactcaagggtttagggtttagagtattagggtttagtgtttttatttagagtttatgatttatccaaggctttagggtttacccaagggtttagagtttacccaatgATTTaagatttacccaagggtttagggtttacccaagggtttagggtttaagatttagggtttagggattaggatttagggtttagggattaggatttagggtttagtgtttcggtgacgacgttaaaaatattttttttttaattgtttttcagtaactactattttttttttttttaaacataatataatttaataatattttatttccttttttaaaagatatcgaatttgaaataatgaaatcttattggttggtgaacctaccatagggagtgaacccaagaataactcatatgtttatacatttatttgtaaaattgtttaaaagttATTGCTGCTGGTTTCTCTATAAAAAGGCATAGTGTATgactataaatatattataatacacaGTGTCATTCCCGGTACTTTCTTTTACATATCAGTCATACTCACGACTCATATTTATTTCTACGTTACGTTAACAGATATTTCGTACTACAAATCCAGTAATATGTGGTCATATGTTGTTTTTCCCTTCTGAATCCTTCCTCAGAATTGATTTCAATGGTTTTAGAGACATAACCTCATGCTGGAAGGATTCAAAACTTCCTTTGGATGTCTTCTTCTTAATTCTCCTTGAACTTATTCGTATCTCATCGACTTCTTCCTTTAtacttacaattttttttggagCCTTTTCTTTTGGTTGACGTAACTCTAGTTGTTCTCCGTTGAGTGATAACATTTCATTTTTCTTCATGATGTTTTCAACACCACAGATGATGTTAGAGCCAATATCAGAATTTTTCTCCGGTCGTTCGATTGCACCAAGTATTAATGGATAGCCAAGAGTTACTTTCTTAAAAGCCTGCGTGGCTAATAACTTCACCAATAAATCATAGAATCGTTCGCACATACTGAGTGGGGATTGAAGTTCTTGCTCTTTGCTTTCCATTTTTTTACAGAGTAAAAAGAAAAGTATGTGTCTCTTCTAATTTGGGATTAGATGTTTGGCTGAAAATGCCATagaaacaaatttaaaacaaagAAAGCAATAGTCCATAGTCAATTATCAAGGTATCTTTAACGTGTAAGAGTGGACGAGTTTGGGGAGGAGAAGGAGATCAAGAATCAGCGAAGAATCAAGTTTGGGGTTAAGAAAAGTAGTAATCTGATTCTTTGTTCTCACATGAAGATaagatttagtaaaacttaACAAGTgatgtcttttttttcttatcaacaTAGACAAACTCAAAAAATAAGATTCTGCTGACCAAATTGGTAACTCTGTTAATTGACGAAATACGGTTGTTTCCTTTCGTGCCAGACTGTCTGTCCTTCAATTCTGCATCCAGGGTACATGTGTGAACTCTGAGTGATTGAAATTCTCCTTGAGAAGctgaatatcttccaaataagtaTCAAAGGCAATCTATTCTTCTGGTTACGAAACCATCTTCACTAGTCGAGGAAACTGTCTTAAGTTCCTCATGCTTTTCATTGCCCAGACGAGGCTTCTAATTCCGAATGATGGGGTGAAAGGCGGGCTCTCATGTTCCTTGCACCCATCAGCCCATAAAAGCCTTCCGATGTACTATACCAACCTTTTCACGAGTAATTGTCCTAATCATTCCACGACCCATCTGTAAAAACCATGGCCCCGGTATGTGATGTAAAGTTTCTGACTCCACCTCTCTAGTTTGGGTGACCCGTTGTGTTAGTGATGTGTGTGCCTCAATCCAAAGTGTTGATATAGTTTCTGCCAATTGGAGA
Protein-coding regions in this window:
- the LOC125586408 gene encoding uncharacterized protein LOC125586408, encoding MESKEQELQSPLSMCERFYDLLVKLLATQAFKKVTLGYPLILGAIERPEKNSDIGSNIICGVENIMKKNEMLSLNGEQLELRQPKEKAPKKIVSIKEEVDEIRISSRRIKKKTSKGSFESFQHEVMSLKPLKSILRKDSEGKNNI